The genomic region ACACCGAGTATGGGATAAAGGCCAGATGCGTTAATGGCATGCTCCTTGAGATAAAGAACCCGGTACAGGTGTGGCACAAGAAAGACCCGTTCTGCAGCAGGGACCGAATAGAGTTCTACAAAAGGCAGTTTAAGCGCGAGTCAGCGGGAAAGCACGGCTTCGAGTACACGTATATAGACCGTCTGGTGAACTATGAGGGATTCGACCAGCTAAAGTGGATGAATGAACAATTACAAAAAAAGCGGTACGAGTCGAAGCGCATCCAGGCCATAACCTGGATGCCGAAGGTGGACTGCCTTAAGAAGGAAGACCAGCCATGCTTCCAGCGCATCTGGGTGTTCCCCCACAGGAACAACAGGCTGGACGTCCACATTCATTACCGCTCGTGGGACATGTTTAAGGCCTTCGAGGCAAACCTCATCGCCTTTCAGGAGCTGGTCAAGGACGAGCTAATCGGCCCCACGGATTTCATAATGGGCACGCTTCGCTGCTTTGGCGATAACGTTCATATATACGAGGATGACTTTCAGGCCGTAGAAGAAGCGATCAGGTAGCCTTATAGTAGCCCATGTTTAAGCCTCAGAAGCTTCTGGACGGCCTGGATTAGCTGCTTTTCACTTATCAAAGCGTCCATGGGCTTCTGCAGTAATTCGGCGTCTTCTCTCCCGAGGTGCCCTTTTGTCTCAAGCTTATCTAATGATAGCTCTAAAAAGCCCATGGCGATTTGCTCTTTATTGATGGCCTCGCTGATGGCCTGCTCCACGTATGCGCCTTCATCCGCAGGGGAGGCAGAAAGCATATCGCTGTAGCGCCTGAGCAGTAACAGCCTCCAGAAGCAGCAGGCCAATTTGAAGAGCCGCGACTCGTCAGATGCGTCATAGCCAGCGTCCTTGCCACATGCTTCCACTACGGCCACGACGTTCATGCCATCGAAGACAGGTACGCCTATGAATCGCGTCGCAGGCGCCTCCCTAACTGTCGATACGTCGTTTACGATCACCGGCCTGCGCTGTAGCACCGGTTCAGCCCATATCCCGCCGTCATATATGTTCAGCGCGTGAGGCCTGGCCGGTATAATGCCCCTACAATCCATGGAGCCATATAATGTCAGCTTCTTATCGTCATGGCTCATCAGGCCCACCACGCCGAACCGGCTTCCGGTAAGCCTGGCCGCCTCCTCAGCGGTATAGGCTATGATCTCCTGGCTCGACGCATCGTGCATGTCGTCCAGCTTTAAAAGAACCCTGTCAATATCGTTGAATCGCTCGTACATAATACAATAAAAAGGGTATGGTTATCTACGTCCATATTTTTTATACAGGAAGGCGAGGCCCACGAGCACGGCGATAATGATGCCGCCGCCAATATAGGGCATGTACGAGCTCGTCGCTATGGTTATCCTGTAATCGCTCGACTTCTGGGCCTGGTCGCTCGTCATCGTGACGGTCACCTCGTAGTCGCTCGCCACGATATTGCCGGGGGGCTGAACGCTGATCACGAACTTCTGGGTCTCGCCGGCCTTGATGCTGTTAACCGTGCCAGGCGATGAGCTGACAACCCATCCGCTGGGCGCGCTTATCTCAGGATAGACATTGGTCAGCGCGCTCCCCGTGCCACTATTCGTGACGTAGACGTTTATCTCGAACGTCTGCCCGGGGCTGGCCGTATATGCGAGCTTGTCCGAGGTCATGGTCATGCTCGAGCTGGCCTTGAGCCTCAGGGTAAGGTCTTTCGATATCGTCACGTTATCGGGCGTGGTCACCACGGCCGTGAAATTGTAGGTTCCCTCGCTAACGCTATAGGGAGGCACGATCTCTAGCACCAGGCTCTTGGCAGATTCTGCGGGCACGACCGCCTCCGCCAGCTCACTCGTGCTGCCGCGCGTCTCCACGTACCTGTAATACCAGTTATCAGGCAGGCCCGTGACTGAAAGCCCATAGTTGTTCTCTTTTGACTGTAGGTTATTCAGGGTCACGTCATAGTATATCTTGTCGCCTATCGACGCTATGATCGAGTTCACCTTCGCGGAAAATTCCACCGACTGGTTGACGCTGGTTATGTAAACATGCAAGTCCAGACTGCTGGACCCTATGTTTGCCGTGATAGTCTTTTCGCCAATGCTGGCGGTGTATGGCGTCTGGACGGCAAGCGTGACAGCCCTTGACTGCGATGCAGGCACATATATCTCATATACGTCTTTTCCATTATACATGTAGGTCGTGCTCCACCCCGTATCGCTCGAAGCGGATAGGCTATAGGTCGCGTCGTCTTCGCCGTTATTCTGTATGGTTATCGGAAAGGCGACCTCGTCCCCGGCCAGTGCGTTCAAGCCTGGCGTATCACACCAGACCTTCGTGCCAGCCGAAGAGCTTCCCGAGGAGATGGCCCTGGATATGTCTACGAGCGCCTGCGAGCCGGTCACGTTAGCCACGTAGATGCGTAGGGCATTATAATAGTAGTATGAATTGCCCTCTGGTATGTTCCGCTCCTCTGTCGTGTAATCAGGGCTCTGCACAGTTACGTGAGCGGTGGGAGACCCATTAGATATGCTGAACGTCACGAAGTAGTTGCCCACCGTTATGGTCTTCCCGCTTTCAACCCAGCCGTTATAGGCCGAGGAATATGTACTCGCCAGCGCGGGGGCTATGCAGCCCCCCGCTATGATGCAGATCGCTACTAATGGTACTATACTCGCCTTCATCTAACGTCCATCCTTACGAATTTCGCATAAGATATTGCGAAGCCCGCCATAGAGATGACGAGCAGCGCCACTACCTGCGGCAGTATTGATGGAAGCGTCGAGCCCAGCGACGGCGAGCTCATGCCCATCTCCCTGAACTGGAATTGCCCTGATACCGAGGTCGAGACGGGACTCTGCTGGCCGCTCACGACTACGCGGGATATGCCCTGCAGGTCATAAGTCGGGGATAGCAGGCACACCATCTCCGTTATCTGATTTCTGGTATTCCAGTAGCTCGTGTACTCTGGGTTTATCTCCATCTGCATCCTCGCCGTCTCGTTCCCTATCCTAGAGATGACCTGCGATGAGGTGGCCGATGCCGAGCTCCCCGTTGCAGGAATGACCATCGTCGGCGCCTCCCCCAGCACGATATCGCATATGGAGCTCATGAAACTTGGGAGGAGCAGGCTGAACACGACGAAGCCTATGGCCAGTAGTATGGACATCGTGGAGTTCTTTGCTATGGCCGATGCCGCTATGGCTATTGCCAGGAACGTGAGGCTAAAGAGTATGACCATGAGGAAGAACAGGGTCATCCTTAATAGGTCATCCCCCGACGGCACGATGCCCGCGAAGAGCAGTATGGCAAGCGCCACAAGGAAAGTGGCCGCAAGCGACACCACGAGTATCGAGGCCGAGCCAAGTATCTTGCCATTGACGATCGAGTCCCGGTACGTCGGTCGCGCCAGCAATAATTTCAGCGAGCCGGTCTCCTTCTCCTTAGAGATGAGGTCGAACCCTATCGCTATGGCGAGAAGCCATCCAACCGTGATGAAGCTAGAGCTGAAGCTCTCGAAAACGAGCAGCATGGATGGCATCTGCGGCTGGAACCTGGCCGCTGCGGTCGAGTTCATGGCCGACAGCATGCTCTTTTGCTCGTTATAGGTTGCAAGCTGGCTGTTATACGAGCTTATCCCGGCGATTATCGCCGCCATGCTTATGAGGAGCAACACGCCGAATATCAGCAGGAACCTCTTGCTGGTCAAGTAATCCTTAAACTCTTTCGCCGCCACTATGACCTCTGGCCTCATCTCGTGCGCCTCCGTACACGGTTTGTAAGAATACTTCTTCGAGCGTCTTTTCCCTGATGCTAAGCTCCCTTATGCACACCCCGTTACGTGTAAGCTGGTCGGATATCTCATCCCTGATATCCGACCTCGCGCGTATTACGGCCGTGCCATTATCGTACGAAGCATCGATGATATCAGGGCTGGATATCGTGGGCACGGTGCCTGGAGCCTTTACGACGATGGTCACAAAGTCCTCCTTTTGCATTTTGTGACGAACCTCGTCGAGCGTGCCCTGGGCTATAAGCCTCCCCTTGCTGATTATCCCGATAGTCCGGCAGACCTGCCGGACCTCTTCGAGTATGTGGCTGGAGAAAAATATCGTCTTGCCCTGGGACGACAGGTCTTTAATTATATTCCTGACCTGCATCACGCCCTGGGGGTCGAGGCCGTTCGTAGGCTCGTCCATGAAGATCACCTCGGGGTCGTTTATGAGCGCCTGGGCTATGCCGAGGCGCTGCTTCATGCCCCTGGAGTAGCCCTCAGTCTTCTTATCCACTCCCGCAAGGCCCACGTACTCCAAAAGCTCAGTTATCCGCTTTTCGGCCTTATCGGCGGGTATGTCGTAGAACTGTGAGAAAAACTTCAGGTTTTGCCGGGCGTTGAGGTTCTCGTAGAATCCGAGGCCATCCGGCATATATCCAATAATTTTCTTCACGTCCAGCGGATGCCTGAGCACGTCGATGCCCTTGATGAGGCACTGGCCGGACGTGGGCTCTATCTCGCCTATCATCATGCCCATCGTCGTGGTCTTGCCCGAGCCGTTAGGGCCGAGGAACCCGAAAACATCCCCCTTCTCGACGTGGAGGCTGAGCGAGTCCACCGCCTTAACGCCATCGTAAACCTTCGTCAAGTTTTCCGTCTTTATCATGCGGTTCACCTCCTTATGAGGCCGCATTCGATGCATTGAGCCAGCGCTTATAAATCATTTCTCGCCAAATCGTCCAACTATCATGGCACAGTTTGATGATTCGGCCATAACGTATAAATAGTGCTTGAATTTCCTTTTTCTATGGTATAAATGCTTAAAAAGTGTGGCATTGCTGTAGTGCTATTATTAATGGTGATATCGCTTACCGTTGGCTCGATGGGCTCTGCGATGGGGCAGTCGCCTAATGGCGGCATTTTTATCGGGAAGCCCCCAAAGCACACGGTAGTAATACTAGACCTTTCGAGCGGCGAGGGCCAGCCCCAGGCAATGTGGAACCCTCATGGGCTTCACGTTGAGCCAGGCACGGATGGCGCATACGTCCAGGGCAGGATGATCGTGAGGGAGGCGGGAAGCGATATACAGCGAGCGTTCCCGGTCAAGTTTTACCGGCATGGCCCCGTGCCCGGTAAGCCATTTTTAGAGAGCTACCGGACGAGCGTGGCCTATACGAATGGCTCGGAGGTCCCCTACTTTACCCTCGATAGCGAGCTGGCCTTAACGAACGGAAGCGTTGAAAGCGATTGTTCCGCAGCCTTAGGGTATGATAACGTCATCACGACGGGCCAGACCGTCTGGCACCAGGCCCACGTGTACTCGAGTACGTCTTTAAGCGTGGATTTGAAATGGAATAATCCAGCGGACGATTTGAGGCTGATGATTTATACGCCCGATGGACACATATTAGGCCCATACTACGATGGCTCGGATGGCAAATCCGATGGGCGGATCAGCCTGGAAGTCGATAACCAGGCAGGAGTCGCCGCCGGAGCCTGGTCCTTCAAGGTGATGGGCATAAGCGTGACGGGCAAGGACGAATATTACTTGAGGGTCTGGTAATTGATATGCGGTTAGGCATGAAGGCATTAATGGCTGCTGCCATCTTGTTGTTAGCTTTTTTATTGTTATTGCCGGCGATAGCCCCCTCATTCAACGGCCCTGGCCAGTACACGGTAAAGCCCGGCAGCTCTGAGGGGCCACAGCCAGCGGCGAGCGTGCCCGTCGTCTCGTTCTGGCAGCTACCCCTATGGGTAAAGGTGGCTGGCATCCTTGATACGCTACTAGTAGCAATCTTCCTTCTTGCCACACCATTCATAATTGGCAGGATGCAAAACGTCCTTGAAAACAGGAATAGGCTTAACATATTCAATTACGTGTTGAGAAACCCGGGCTGCACGCAGTCGGAGATATCCAGCGCGCATAACATGAAAAGCGGGACGGTAAAGTACCATGTGCAGATGCTCGAATCCGAGGGCAAGATCACATTAAGGAGGATGGGGAAGTTTACAAGGCTGTTCAACAGCTCGAGGGCAAATAGCGAGCTCGAGAAGGTCGTGCTGTCATACATGAAGAACGAGACCAGCAAGAGCTTGCTGTGCGCCATCATGGAGGAGCCAGGCGTGACCAACGGCAGGCTCTCCGAAAGGTTCAAGCTGGATAAGAGCAGCGTCCACTGGCACCTGGAGCGGTTCCTCAACGATAGCCTGGTCAGGTTCGAGCAGGACGGGAGGTACAAGAAGTACTTCCTCGAGCCTGGCGTGGAAAAGCTGTTAAGGGGGCTATCATTCTGAGCCTCTGGGCAGCTCCACGGTAAAAACGCTGCCCTGCGAGGGGTCTCCTTTCACCCTGTCCTCCACGTATATGCGGCCGCCATACTTGCCTACTATGACGCTGACGATGGATAGGCCCACGCCCGCGCCCCTGGTCGTCCTGCTCATGCGCTCGAAGATCGCGCTCTTTTTCTCGTCAGGTATGCCCGTGCCATGGTCGGCGATGGCGACAGACCAGTAATCCCTGCCATCCCTTTTCACCGGCTTGAGCGTGACGTCGATGAGCTTCTCGGGGTGCGGGTCATACTTAACGGCGTTCTCCATTATGTGGCGAAATATCTCGTGGACGTACTCATCGGCCATTATGTATCGCGGCTCCTTCGCATCAAAGCCAAGGGAAATCCTGGCCTTCGGAAAGACACCCCCCACCTCTCTGGAGTCCTCCACGAGAATCCGGCACAGGTCCATCCTGGCGAGCTTCTTGCCAGCGAACTGTCGGATGAGGCGTACCTTCTTTATGTTGTCGATAAGCTTATTGCTGTCAATGACGCCCTTCCGGGCCTTCTCAAGGTATGCCCTCTCCACGTCGCTAAGCGCCCCGGATAACTGTAAAAGCTCGATGTAGCCCATTGTCACCTGGTTGAAGTTCCTTATGTCATGGCTCATGAGGTCGACGTAGAACTCTACCTCCGACTTCGCGGCCTCAAGCGCCTTCATTTCCTGGCAGCGCTTTGTTGACTCGACAGCCATGAGCATTGCGCCGCCGCCCATCACGGGCACGGCGATGAGGTCGAAATACCTGTCTTTTGCCTTTTCAAGCTGGTGGCAAGACGCCTCTGCCTTTTTGCCATGTATTGCCTGGGCGAGCATCTTAGCTACCTCCTCATCCATTGAGGCTGAGATGTCCGCGCCACGCTCCATTTTCTTGCCCATGCACTCCCGGCAAATCTCCGACCAGGCATTGTTGAACGCGGCCACTTTCATGTGCCT from Methanocella conradii HZ254 harbors:
- a CDS encoding thymidylate synthase, whose product is MIAGSFETLSEAWYWAIKEIYTKGLLVDTEYGIKARCVNGMLLEIKNPVQVWHKKDPFCSRDRIEFYKRQFKRESAGKHGFEYTYIDRLVNYEGFDQLKWMNEQLQKKRYESKRIQAITWMPKVDCLKKEDQPCFQRIWVFPHRNNRLDVHIHYRSWDMFKAFEANLIAFQELVKDELIGPTDFIMGTLRCFGDNVHIYEDDFQAVEEAIR
- a CDS encoding COG1470 family protein encodes the protein MKASIVPLVAICIIAGGCIAPALASTYSSAYNGWVESGKTITVGNYFVTFSISNGSPTAHVTVQSPDYTTEERNIPEGNSYYYYNALRIYVANVTGSQALVDISRAISSGSSSAGTKVWCDTPGLNALAGDEVAFPITIQNNGEDDATYSLSASSDTGWSTTYMYNGKDVYEIYVPASQSRAVTLAVQTPYTASIGEKTITANIGSSSLDLHVYITSVNQSVEFSAKVNSIIASIGDKIYYDVTLNNLQSKENNYGLSVTGLPDNWYYRYVETRGSTSELAEAVVPAESAKSLVLEIVPPYSVSEGTYNFTAVVTTPDNVTISKDLTLRLKASSSMTMTSDKLAYTASPGQTFEINVYVTNSGTGSALTNVYPEISAPSGWVVSSSPGTVNSIKAGETQKFVISVQPPGNIVASDYEVTVTMTSDQAQKSSDYRITIATSSYMPYIGGGIIIAVLVGLAFLYKKYGRR
- a CDS encoding ABC transporter ATP-binding protein, with product MIKTENLTKVYDGVKAVDSLSLHVEKGDVFGFLGPNGSGKTTTMGMMIGEIEPTSGQCLIKGIDVLRHPLDVKKIIGYMPDGLGFYENLNARQNLKFFSQFYDIPADKAEKRITELLEYVGLAGVDKKTEGYSRGMKQRLGIAQALINDPEVIFMDEPTNGLDPQGVMQVRNIIKDLSSQGKTIFFSSHILEEVRQVCRTIGIISKGRLIAQGTLDEVRHKMQKEDFVTIVVKAPGTVPTISSPDIIDASYDNGTAVIRARSDIRDEISDQLTRNGVCIRELSIREKTLEEVFLQTVYGGARDEARGHSGGERV
- a CDS encoding sensor histidine kinase, whose translation is MTCKGYGDGQQGLLDNMPAGIIIADRHMKVAAFNNAWSEICRECMGKKMERGADISASMDEEVAKMLAQAIHGKKAEASCHQLEKAKDRYFDLIAVPVMGGGAMLMAVESTKRCQEMKALEAAKSEVEFYVDLMSHDIRNFNQVTMGYIELLQLSGALSDVERAYLEKARKGVIDSNKLIDNIKKVRLIRQFAGKKLARMDLCRILVEDSREVGGVFPKARISLGFDAKEPRYIMADEYVHEIFRHIMENAVKYDPHPEKLIDVTLKPVKRDGRDYWSVAIADHGTGIPDEKKSAIFERMSRTTRGAGVGLSIVSVIVGKYGGRIYVEDRVKGDPSQGSVFTVELPRGSE
- a CDS encoding ABC transporter permease subunit encodes the protein MRPEVIVAAKEFKDYLTSKRFLLIFGVLLLISMAAIIAGISSYNSQLATYNEQKSMLSAMNSTAAARFQPQMPSMLLVFESFSSSFITVGWLLAIAIGFDLISKEKETGSLKLLLARPTYRDSIVNGKILGSASILVVSLAATFLVALAILLFAGIVPSGDDLLRMTLFFLMVILFSLTFLAIAIAASAIAKNSTMSILLAIGFVVFSLLLPSFMSSICDIVLGEAPTMVIPATGSSASATSSQVISRIGNETARMQMEINPEYTSYWNTRNQITEMVCLLSPTYDLQGISRVVVSGQQSPVSTSVSGQFQFREMGMSSPSLGSTLPSILPQVVALLVISMAGFAISYAKFVRMDVR
- a CDS encoding GAF domain-containing protein, coding for MYERFNDIDRVLLKLDDMHDASSQEIIAYTAEEAARLTGSRFGVVGLMSHDDKKLTLYGSMDCRGIIPARPHALNIYDGGIWAEPVLQRRPVIVNDVSTVREAPATRFIGVPVFDGMNVVAVVEACGKDAGYDASDESRLFKLACCFWRLLLLRRYSDMLSASPADEGAYVEQAISEAINKEQIAMGFLELSLDKLETKGHLGREDAELLQKPMDALISEKQLIQAVQKLLRLKHGLL
- a CDS encoding winged helix-turn-helix transcriptional regulator; amino-acid sequence: MKALMAAAILLLAFLLLLPAIAPSFNGPGQYTVKPGSSEGPQPAASVPVVSFWQLPLWVKVAGILDTLLVAIFLLATPFIIGRMQNVLENRNRLNIFNYVLRNPGCTQSEISSAHNMKSGTVKYHVQMLESEGKITLRRMGKFTRLFNSSRANSELEKVVLSYMKNETSKSLLCAIMEEPGVTNGRLSERFKLDKSSVHWHLERFLNDSLVRFEQDGRYKKYFLEPGVEKLLRGLSF